In Podarcis muralis chromosome 14, rPodMur119.hap1.1, whole genome shotgun sequence, one genomic interval encodes:
- the HAPLN3 gene encoding hyaluronan and proteoglycan link protein 3, with product MLFLLVVMLLQASSCYCGLPFYNGFYYDRFMSDKGEADEEVQFRAVRLMVETSPDAVYAYRGASAVLPCRYHYVPKLDIPRKIRVKWSKLREDNTKDQDVLVASGSKQRSFGAFRGRTTLQQAPDQEASLVIDDLRLHDAGKYRCEVIDGLEDESAIVELALQGVVFPYQPQRGRYKLNFHEAKKTCEDQDAMMASFEQLFKSWMEGLDWCNAGWLTDGTAQYPITVPREPCGGKHMAPGLRNYGERHKNLHHFDVFCFSSALKGTVYYLSGREQLTLEEAKQACQDDGAEIAKVGQLYSAWKLSNLDRCDAGWLADASVRYPITSPRPNCGPPEPGVRSFGFPKVGKFGVYCYKMS from the exons ATGCTTTTCCTGCTGGTTGTGATGCTGCTGCAGGCAAGCAGCTGCTATTGCGGCCTCCCTTTCTACAATGGTTTCTACTATGACCGGTTCATGAGTGACAAAGGAGAGGCTGACGAAGAAG TTCAATTCCGTGCTGTAAGGCTGATGGTCGAGACTTCCCCGGATGCCGTCTATGCGTACCGTGGCGCCAGCGCCGTGCTGCCCTGCCGCTATCATTATGTGCCCAAGCTGGACATCCCGCGGAAGATCCGCGTCAAGTGGTCCAAGCTGCGGGAGGACAACACCAAAGATCAGGATGTGCTGGTGGCGTCTGGGTCGAAGCAGCGGAGCTTTGGGGCGTTCCGGGGGCGCACGACCCTGCAGCAGGCGCCTGACCAGGAAGCGTCCCTGGTGATCGATGACTTGCGCCTGCACGACGCTGGCAAGTACCGCTGCGAGGTCATCGATGGTCTGGAAGATGAGAGCGCGATTGTGGAGCTAGCACTCCAAG GGGTGGTGTTCCCTTACCAGCCTCAACGTGGGCGCTACAAGCTCAACTTCCATGAGGCCAAGAAGACCTGCGAGGACCAGGATGCCATGATGGCCTCCTTTGAGCAGCTCTTTAAGTCCTGGATGGAGGGCCTTGACTGGTGCAATGCAGGCTGGCTGACGGACGGCACAGCCCAGTACCCCATCACTGTGCCACGGGAGCCCTGTGGAGGGAAGCACATGGCCCCTGGCCTCCGGAACTATGGAGAGCGCCACAAGAACCTCCATCATTTCGACGTCTTCTGTTTCTCTTCTGCTCTGAAAG GAACGGTTTACTATCTCTCCGGCCGCGAGCAGCTCACCTTGGAGGAAGCCAAGCAAGCATGCCAGGACGATGGGGCTGAGATTGCCAAGGTGGGCCAACTTTATTCAGCATGGAAGCTCTCTAATTTGGACCGTTGTGATGCCGGCTGGTTGGCTGATGCTAGTGTGCGCTACCCCATCACTTCACCCCGGCCCAACTGTGGTCCCCCGGAACCTGGGGTCAGAAGCTTTGGCTTCCCCAAAGTTGGCAAGTTTGGAGTCTACTGTTACAAGATGAGCTGA